Proteins encoded in a region of the Anas acuta chromosome 13, bAnaAcu1.1, whole genome shotgun sequence genome:
- the LOC137863568 gene encoding mitochondrial fission factor homolog B-like, which yields MWPLWGLDRARCDLLFTEAINQRMQVPNRLKVAGSYSPVDEEPAAEDLPPSFRMHIPERISLAEISDAGLRPVLLEQQRKVPSVVWHASADSSAQLSAPGEIPFQHVAARPSSQKRRRLGHSSSRSRRERIPSDYTQLALHSPGPRHERPDVCPLPACSAPLPLFAETGRIYSVQNIFQTMYLLGQVLFHRVQGSLQDPTPPSPQEAAPALESSLEEVGTAEMAAMRKQLTRISVRLRVLEEQCNAWQQKEAIVYSVLISACLVNTWLWLRR from the exons ATGTGGCCGCTCTGGGGACTGGACCGAGCCCGCTGTGACCTGCTCTTCACCGAAGCCATCAATCAGAGGATGCAGGTCCCCAACAGGCTGAAGGTGGCGGGCAGCTACAGCCCTGTGGACGAGGAGCCCGCAGCCGAGGATCTGCCTCCTTCCTTTCGGATGCACATCCCTGAGAGGATCTCTCTTGCAG AAATATCAGATGCCGGCCTGAGGCctgtcctgctggagcagcaaagGAAGGTCCCCTCCGTTGTGTGGCACGCGTCCGCAGACTCCTCAGCCCAGCTCTCCGCCCCAGGGGAGATCCCTTTTCAGCACGTAGCAGCCAGACCGAGCTCGCAGAAGCGCAGACGACTG ggccacagcagcagcagatcacGGCGGGAAAGGATTCCGAGTGACTACACCCAGCTGGCTTTGCACAGCCCGGGCCCACGCCACGAGCG GCCAGATGTGTGCCCCCTGCCCGCTTGCAGCGCCCCGCTCCCCCTCTTCGCCGAGACAGGCAGAATCTACTCCGTGCAGAACATCTTCCAGACCATGTACCTCCTGGGCCAGGTGCTCTTCCACCGTGTCCAGGGCTCCCTGCAAGACCCGACGCCACCCAG cccccaggaggCTGCCCCAGCCTTGGAGAGCTCCCTGGAGGAGGTCGGCACGGCTGAGATGGCAGCAATGAGAAAGCAG ctgACGAGGATCTCGGTGAGGCTGCGCGTGCTGGAGGAGCAGTGCAACGCCTGGCAGCAGAAGGAGGCCATCGTCTACTCCGTGCTGATCTCCGCCTGCCTCGTCAACACATGGCTCTGGCTGAGGAGATGA
- the PRRG3 gene encoding transmembrane gamma-carboxyglutamic acid protein 3 encodes MAMFLGARNAHSVLKRFPRANGFLEEIRQGTIERECIEEVCSYEEVKEVFENKEKTMEFWKGYTNSVYSVKDPGHSTERSDAMYVVVPLLGVALLIVIALFIIWRCQLQKATRHRPSYAQNRYLASRTGRSLPRVMVYRERSQSQGENQREASSRGAGDGRAGGAPQQDGTLCPPEHSVSVLSRLSSATPPPSYEEVTGQPESSSSSEETSISYSDPPPKYEEIVAAAPTAAK; translated from the exons ATGGCAA TGTTCCTGGGGGCCAGGAATGCCCACTCGGTCCTGAAGCGTTTTCCCCGAGCCAACGGCTTCCTGGAGGAGATTCGGCAGGGCACCATCGAGCGGGAGTGCATCGAGGAGGTCTGCAGCTATGAGGAGGTCAAGGAAGTGTTCGAGAACAAGGAGAAGACG ATGGAGTTCTGGAAGGGCTACACCAACTCCGTCTACTCTGTCAAGGACCCCGGGCACAGCACAGAGCGCTCCGACGCCATGTACGTGGTGGTGCCCCTCTTGGGAGTGGCCCTGCTGATCGTCATCGCCCTCTTCATCATCTGGAGGTGCCAGCTGCAGAAGGCCACCCGCCACCGCCCTTCCTACGCCCAGAACCGCTACCTGGCCAGCCGAACGGGCCGCAGCCTCCCCAGGGTCATGGTGTACCGGGAGCGGTCGCAAAGCCAAGGGGAAAACCAGCGAGAAGCGAGCAGCCGGGGGGCCGGGGATGGCAGAGCAGGAGGCGCCCCGCAGCAGGATGGCACCCTCTGCCCGCCGGAGCATTCGGTCTCCGTCCTCTCCAGACTGTCCAGTGCCACCCCTCCGCCCTCCTACGAGGAGGTGACGGGGcagccagagagcagcagcagcagcgaggagaCCAGCATCTCCTACAGCGACCCACCGCCAAAATACGAAGAGATCGTGGCTGCTGCCCCCACTGCGGCCAAATAG